The following are encoded in a window of Spea bombifrons isolate aSpeBom1 chromosome 2, aSpeBom1.2.pri, whole genome shotgun sequence genomic DNA:
- the LOC128472699 gene encoding uncharacterized protein LOC128472699 isoform X2 encodes MTCSVCTGAMGIDHFNWRIPFDHTAPQEFSNTDFLVTGVLPWMWQWWLEIGCGLILMVGFGQTLAYCTGSRSSSAHPLMFDNEEYYYS; translated from the exons ATGACATGCAGTGTTTGTACAGGAGCTATGGG GATAGATCACTTTAACTGGAGGATTCCATTTGACCATACAGCACCCCAAGAGTTCAGCAATACAGATTTTCTGG TGACAGGTGTACTGCCTTGGATGTGGCAGTGGTGGCTTGAAATAG GCTGTGGATTAATCCTTATGGTTGGATTCGGACAGACCCTCGCTTACTGCACAGGCAGCCGTTCATCCAGTGCACACCCGCTGATGTTTGACAATGAAGAATATTACTACTCCTAA
- the LOC128472699 gene encoding transmembrane protein 244-like isoform X1, whose amino-acid sequence MTCSVCTGAMGIDHFNWRIPFDHTAPQEFSNTDFLVHLISLEITCLICGLLFVPIGRSWVWDYSITVIGVHVCLCCIVTGVLPWMWQWWLEIGCGLILMVGFGQTLAYCTGSRSSSAHPLMFDNEEYYYS is encoded by the exons ATGACATGCAGTGTTTGTACAGGAGCTATGGG GATAGATCACTTTAACTGGAGGATTCCATTTGACCATACAGCACCCCAAGAGTTCAGCAATACAGATTTTCTGG TCCATTTGATCTCACTGGAGATCACTTGCCTCATATGTGGTCTCCTGTTTGTTCCCATTGGACGTTCCTGGGTGTGGGATTACTCTATCACCGTCAttggtgtacatgtgtgtttatgCTGCATAG TGACAGGTGTACTGCCTTGGATGTGGCAGTGGTGGCTTGAAATAG GCTGTGGATTAATCCTTATGGTTGGATTCGGACAGACCCTCGCTTACTGCACAGGCAGCCGTTCATCCAGTGCACACCCGCTGATGTTTGACAATGAAGAATATTACTACTCCTAA
- the LOC128473692 gene encoding serine/arginine-rich splicing factor 4-like, translating to MSKSSSMPRVYIGRLSHRARERDVERFFKGFGKIVEVDLKNGYGFVEFEDLRDADDAVYEMNGRDLCGERVIVEHARAPRRDFRSGYGFHKSSGDKFGPPVRTMYRLRVENLSSRCSWQDLKDFMRQAGEVTFADAHHRRQNEGVIEFRSYSDMRRALEKLDGTEINGRKIRLVEDRAGSLAKRSSSRSRSRSRSRRSRSSHSRSRSHSRSRSRRRDRRSRSRSREKAKERGASTDRGGSQSRSRSKERKERDSRSHSKEERERVSKSKDRVEASRSRSKDSRRDSKEKRDSITRERSHSNEGRVRERSQGKESRSRSKGRRSRSRSKGRRSRSRSKGRRSRSRSKDRRSRSRSKGRRSRSRSKGRRSRSRSKGRRSRSRSKGRRSRSRSKGRRSRSRSKGRRSRSRSKGRRSRSRSKGRRSRSRSKGRRSRSRSKGRRSRSRSKGRRSRSRSKGRRSRSRSKGRRSRSRSKGRRSRSRSKCRRSRSRSKGRRSRSRSKNEEIKDHHDRKRSHSEENLQRNGSSRHSSSSCSKERSGKRSRDDRSSSGEPSKKSKKDDTVALTTESDQEAEVEGGTGDSAEDPPLSLPSPPPQPLPESIAVAEESEEEAMAVGSPPKPEVSSPPKPEVSSPPKPEVSSPPKPEVSSPPKPEVSSPPKPEVSSPPKPEVSSPPKPEVSSPPKPEVSSPPKPEVSSPPKPEVSSPPKPEVSSPPKPEVSSPPKPEVSSPPKPEVSSPPKPEVSSPPKPEVSSPPKPEVSSPPKPVVSSPPKPEVSSPPKPLSRSASPVED from the exons ATGTCGAAGTCCTCTTCTATGCCGCGGGTGTATATAGGCCGCTTGAGTCATCGAGCGCGGGAGAGAGATGTGGAGCGATTTTTCAAAGGCTTTGGGAAAATAGTGGAGGTGGATCTGAAAAACGG ATATGGCTTTGTGGAGTTTGAGGATCTCCGCGATGCGGATGATGCGGTGTACGAAATGAATGGGAGAGACCTGTGTGGTGAGCGTGTCATTGTGGAGCACGCACGTGCTCCAAGGAGGGATTTCCGCA GCGGTTATGGATTCCATAAAAGCAGCGGTGACAAGTTCGGCCCTCCAGTCCGTACAATGTACCGACTGAGGGTGGAGAACCTGTCTTCACGGTGCAGCTGGCAGGACCTTAAG GATTTCATGCGTCAAGCTGGAGAGGTAACGTTTGCGGATGCACACCACAGGCGTCAGAATGAGGGGGTCATAGAGTTCCGTTCGTATTCGGATATGAGGCGGGCGTTAGAGAAGCTTGATGGGACAGAGATCAATGGTCGTAAGATACGTCTTGTGGAGGATAGAGCTGGCTCATTGGCCAAGAGATCCTCTTCCCGCAGCCGTTCACG ATCCCGCTCACGAAGAAGCAGAAGCAGCCACTCCCGGTCAAG ATCACACTCTCGCAGCAGGAGCAGAAGAAGGGACAGAAGGAGTAGGAGTCGTAGCAGGGAGAAGGCTAAAGAAAGAGGTGCTAGTACTGATAGAGGAGGAAGTCAGAGCCGAAGTAGGAGTAAGGAACGAAAGGAGAGGGACAGCAGAAGCCACAGCaaagaagagagggagagggtaagCAAAAGCAAAGACAGGGTGGAAGCAAGCAGGAGCCGTAGCAAAGACAGTAGGCGCGACAGTAAGGAGAAGAGGGATAGCATTACCAGAGAAAGAAGTCATAGTAATGAAGGAAGGGTGAGAGAAAGAAGCCAGGGTAAAGAAAGCAGAAGCCGCAGCAAAGGTAGGCGTAGCAGAAGCCGCAGCAAAGGTAGGCGTAGCAGAAGCCGCAGCAAAGGTAGGCGAAGCAGAAGCCGCAGCAAAGATAGGCGTAGCAGAAGCCGCAGCAAAGGTAGGCGAAGCAGAAGCCGCAGCAAAGGTAGGCGAAGCAGAAGCCGCAGCAAAGGTAGGCGAAGCAGAAGCCGCAGCAAAGGTAGGCGAAGCAGAAGCCGCAGCAAAGGTAGGCGAAGCAGAAGCCGCAGCAAAGGTAGGCGAAGCAGAAGCCGCAGCAAAGGTAGGCGAAGCAGAAGCCGCAGCAAAGGTAGGCGAAGCAGAAGCCGCAGCAAAGGTAGGCGTAGCAGAAGCCGCAGCAAAGGTAGGCGTAGCAGAAGCCGCAGCAAAGGTAGGCGTAGCAGAAGCCGCAGCAAAGGTAGGCGTAGCAGAAGCCGCAGCAAAGGTAGGCGTAGCAGAAGCCGCAGCAAAGGTAGGCGTAGCAGAAGCCGCAGCAAATGTAGGCGAAGCAGAAGCCGCAGCAAAGGTAGGCGAAGCAGAAGCCGCAGCAAGAATGAAGAAATTAAAGACCACCATGACAGAAAGAGAAGCCACAGCGAGGAAAACTTGCAAAGAAATGGATCCAGCAGGCATTCCAGTAGTAGCTGCAGCAAAGAGCGCAGTGGGAAGCGTAGCCGTGATGACAGAAGCAGCAGTGGGGAGCCCTCCAAGAAAAGCAAGAAAGATGACACTGTTGCACTCACCACCGAATCAGACCAGGAAGCTGAAGTTGAAGGAGGAACCGGTGACTCTGCTGAGGatcctcccctttctcttccttctcctcctcctcaacCACTTCCTGAAAGCATTGCTGTTGCAGAAGAATCTGAGGAGGAAGCCATGGCTGTTGGTTCTCCTCCCAAACCAGAAGTCAGTTCACCTCCCAAACCAGAAGTCAGTTCACCTCCCAAACCAGAAGTCAGTTCCCCTCCCAAACCAGAAGTCAGTTCCCCTCCCAAACCAGAAGTCAGTTCCCCTCCCAAACCAGAAGTCAGTTCCCCTCCCAAACCAGAAGTCAGTTCCCCTCCCAAACCAGAAGTCAGTTCCCCTCCCAAACCAGAAGTCAGTTCCCCTCCCAAACCAGAAGTCAGTTCCCCTCCCAAACCAGAAGTCAGTTCACCTCCCAAACCAGAAGTCAGTTCACCTCCCAAACCAGAAGTCAGTTCACCTCCCAAACCAGAAGTCAGTTCACCTCCCAAACCAGAAGTCAGTTCACCTCCCAAACCAGAAGTCAGTTCTCCTCCCAAACCAGAAGTCAGTTCACCTCCCAAACCAGAAGTCAGTTCACCTCCCAAACCAGTAGTCAGTTCTCCTCCCAAACCAGAAGTCAGTTCTCCTCCCAAACCTCTGTCTAGATCTGCCTCGCCTGTGGAGGATTga
- the NDUFS5 gene encoding NADH dehydrogenase [ubiquinone] iron-sulfur protein 5 encodes MPLIDVQGKLGIDVDKWLLLQSTEQPYRQVAKCHTFEKEWIECSSGIGQIRARKECKLEYEDFYECMHRTKTMQRLLAIQNQKKKLEKEGKYKAPDFSKEENSP; translated from the exons ATGCCGCTCATCGATGTTCAAGGCAAGTTGGGGATCGACGTAGATAAGTGGTTATTGCTTCAGAGTACAGAACAGCCATATCGTCAGGTCGCAAAATGCCACACATTTGAAAAAGAGTGGATTGAATGCTCCAGTGGAATCGGGCAAATAAGAGCACGCAAGGAGTGCAAACTAGAATATGAAGACTTCTATGAGTGTATGCACAGGACCAAAACG ATGCAGCGCCTGTTGGCAATTCAAAATCAAAAGAAGAAGCtggagaaagaaggaaaatacaAGGCTCCCGATTTCAGCAAAGAGGAGAACTCACCATGA